In Archaeoglobus profundus DSM 5631, the sequence GATCGGTTTAGCTCCTACCGATGGGGCAACTAACCAGAATTTTTGCTTAATTCCTTCCATTTGCAACGTATGAAGAACCCTAACCTTATGATACGGCATAAGAAACTCTTCAAGCTCTTTTCTCGCCTCTTTGCCGAACTCTCTTTCCGCTATGTCCAAGATGAAAAGAAGATTCGGACCGTAGGGATCGAGAACCAGAGTGCCAAGCCCTAACTTCTCGCTTAATTTGTAAGCTATCATCTTTTTGACCGTTTCTAAATCAGAAACTTCCTTAATCTTTATCTTCGCCATTCTCCTCCCTCCTCTTCGGCTTATTCTCCAATTTAGTAACCTTAACCTGTCTAATCATCGATAAGAGATGTTTAACCGTCCTTCTCGGCATGGTGATCTTCTCTTTCACATAATCTCTGAGCAATTTCTCGTAATCTTCGATGACGTGCTTAATCTCAGCTTCTTTGAGCATTTTCGTATAGTTATCCTCGTTCATAAGCTCAGAACACCTTAGAACCTTGATTTTCTCAACGTAAACACCGAACCATGCTTTTAACGCTTCGATGTTCGTTAATACCGCTATTAACCCGGCAAATAGGAGAGCATAAGCGAGATCTATCTTAAAGACGTTGAGATAATCCGCTATCAAGCATATAACTAATAACCCGAAGAATCCCGCTAATGCGTAGCTGGTCCTTATCGAAGGTCTTTGATATTCAGGATAACTGTAATTCTCCTCTCCTACCGCTAAGATTCCGCTAACGTTGTAACCGTTCAGTTCGAAGTTTATGAACTGCTTAAACGAGTTCTTGAAGTCTATGAGCGTTAATTTTCCATCAAAATCTCTGATAACTCCCCTTTCTATGTCGTATGGGTAAATACGGATTCTAAGCGGTTCATTGTAAGATGCATAGGCAACGTAGAGGTGATCGTAACGCCATAACCAAAGCCCTAAAACATAACCTGCTATGAAGCATAAGGCAAAGAGGTAGTTATACCATTCTTTGACGTAGTACGTATCAAAGGCTAAATGTGGTATCTGTTTAACTATTTTCGTGCCGTTTTGGACTAAGATAACGTTATCAGTCGTATATCTCATGCTCAAAATCGCAAATAAGAGGACAACCACGAGAATGATAACGATAAGATGTTTTACGTGATTAACAATCAAACGATCTTTCTTTACGTGCCTACTTAAGGCTAAACCGACTATGAATAAGCTTAAGGCGTAAGCCGATCTTTCCCATGACCATTTAGCCATTTCTGAACGCAGTATTACAATCGGATAGTCCCACCACGACCAAATTTCTTCTTTCTCCTTGAGGACCGCAAAGCCCCATGGACTACTTACTGTTAAGAGCCTGAGACCAGCATAAGGCTGAGGCTTGAAAGGTAAGGTGATATTCGTTTCCCCTTTCTTGATGAATTTCTTAACCCATTTACCGCTAAATGGATCGCAAATAGCTATCAATGTAGGAATTTCTGAATGAACTTTAATCCACCCTTCTTTAAGGTTATACTCCACTACATAGGTGTTATTGTCAATTACGGTTTTACTTGGACCGCTAAAGAATTCCGCAGTCTTATCACTCCAAAACGTCAAGTCTCGATAATCAACTTCCTCAGCATCCGCTACAAGACAAATTCCAACGGAAAAGCAGATAAGAGCAAAAAATAAAATTGTAAAAGCCTTAACGTTCATCTCTTTTCTCACCTTATTCCGATAATAGCCTTAGCTTTCTTTAATCTCTCCTTAAAATCGTCGTAAAGCTTGGCAATTTCTTGGAATTCTCTCTTTTCCTTTGAGCTCAGGTTTTTACGGTTTAATTGAACTTTTGCACGATTAGCAACGCAATTAACGTATTTTATCGCTTCGTCTATCGTTATTTCTCCTTTATCAATGAGCCTTTTGAGTTCTGATATAGACTGCTTAGCTCCTTTAACCGTATCCATTCTGATAACTTCCGCTATCTCCTTATTTTTCGCCGGGCGAAAAAGCCCTTTCTTGTTTTTATCTTGCTTTTTTCTTAGCTTTGAACCCAATAACCTCTTCTTAGCCATAAACTGACCCTCCTTAACCTTACAAAAAGAAAGGAGAGAATCTAAAGCCGTCATTTTCTTCTACCTATCAGAACAGCCGTAGTTAATGCTCCGCCTCCTATGAGCACAGCCTTAACTTGCCAATCTAATGAATTCCAGAACTCATTAATAGCGTTAGCCCATTCGCTACCGCTCGAACCCCCTCCGACGGTAGTGGACATTTCCAAGTATTGCTCGTATAGGTCTCTAATCTTCGCCACTTCTTCGTAAAGCGTTTGTATATCTCCGCTGTGATCTACATACTTGTAGATTGTTGTGTTTTTCAATTCTTTACCCGTTGCAGGATTTACTATCCTGTTGATGTGGATTGTGTAGCCTTCTGGAATCTTCCATAATCCTTCATCGCTTACGAAGTAAACTAACGTTCCCGATGGAACAGTGTAATTCTCTCCTACTTCAAAGGTAGTATTCCAATCCGTAAACAAATAGCCCTCTAACGTTTTCTCAATAACTCCTGACTCGTTGTAGACTGTTATGCTAATTGATGTGTCAAGACTGCCTGCTATTGGAAGACCAAGCAAAGCCAATTCGGCAACAACGTAGCCATAATAGCCTGTGCTGTTTAGGTCCGTGTTTAGCTGAGAAGCAAGGACGTATGGATCGATTAAATCAGTTTCGTTAATTCCAAGCTGTGTTAATTTCTGAGCTATTGAGAGAACATAGCTATCCAAGTTCGCCATCACTTGCTTATAGTCTGAATCGATCCGTGAAAGTGTGTTGCCGTAATCAGCCCAATTGTAAATGATTTCTTTCTCCGAATCCGATAGTTTGAAGTAAATCACATTCGCAAATAGCCATTTTTGATCTAAATCACTCTTAAAATGTGCTGTTGGTCTTTTGACTGTAAAGCTCTTTCCTAAAACGTTTACTTTTGTCGTGCGGATATACAGCTGATCATCTGCGTAACCTCTGTTTATAGTACCCCAAGCCCATCTTAACACTATCTCCCCATATTTTGGGAGATATTCCGCCGTAGCTATTATTCCACCACCAGCACGACTTCTAATGTGAGTATTTGGAACATCGACTACAAAGCTGTTAATTCCGACATTTTTCACGTAGTAGTTGAGAGAATGGACCACAAGCTCAGCGGTTTCGTTTGCCATTGTGATGATGTTCATCGTCAAGTTGTAATAATATTCATAAACCGCCTGTCTTGCGAGTTGCTGAGCTTCCTTAGCGTTTGATCCGTTATATAGAGCCTTCAAAGCCGTATATTTAGCCAAAGCCCATGCGTAATTCTTAGAATAAGTGGATATATCTTGCCCTAACATCGCAACATTTTGATCTCTCGTATGGAGTTCCTGCAAGAATAAACGGGTGTTGATGTCATTTTGTATGGTATTATTCGTCAATCGTGCTTCATAATCCTCTAAGAGCTTTTGATATTCATTTGATTTCTGAAAACCAAGCCAATAGCCGATAATTCCTGAAGATACTCCCGCTATACCGATTACTATGGGGATTAAAGGCAGAGCTACCGTTTGCCCCATCAGCGTTGCAATTAGAAAAATAGAGAGAATTACTCTTATTTTCATTGCCAGTCACCCTATTAGTCCTGATACGCCATAACTACCGTGCCAACAGCACTAAGACTCCAAAGCCCTATCTTGCTCCATGCATTAGCCATCCAATCAGTTGGTAACGCAAAGCCCCCTATAACACCGCTAGCCATTATTGGCAGAATAACGCTTATTGCGAAGCAGACCATCTCTAACGCTGTAAATTTGATCTGTGCCTTTTGAGCGAGAAGGATAATGCTCGAAATAATTACCATCACTACTGCCAATGTCTGATAGGTTAGATCCGGTAGTGCTATCAGTCCGAAGCAGGCTAAAGAAGCAACAACCCAAGCTATGAATGTTCCCGCCTCTATCGGTCCGAAGCTCCCTTTCTTCGCTATTCCGCCGTAGTGTTGTCCGTATCTACTTTTTACGAATCCTCCTACCCTTCTTACCATTCCTTACACCACCTCCTTTCTTTCCAACAATCCTACTTTCACCTCCTCTAACAACTCCAAACAACAGCTCTTCTCGAAAAAACAGCACGAAGAGCAATGCAATCACTGCCAAAATCGCTATTTGCGTTGTAACTGTGAAATCCTCGAAAAAGTAGTTATCTATGACCTTCCAACAGATGTGTAGTAGTATTTCAGTTATTATCAGAACAAAGATCACTGTCGCTATTGTTTGCTGTTGTCGCTGTCTATTGTTCATCACAAGTAGTTGAACAGTAAATTATAAATAGCTGACTATTATAAAAATAGTATAAGTGTGTGAGATGTATAATACAATTCTAATACTCTCTGATCTTTGAAAGACGTTCCATCATCGAGATGTAGTATTCGTCGATAGCTCGTCTTATAATCTCAGATGGCGATACTCCAAAAATCTCCGCAAGTTCGTATACCTTCTGCATGTGTGCATCGCTCAGCGTAAAGCTGTTTCCTCTCTTTTTCGTCTTCTCTCTTAACTCATCCTTTCCGAACATCTTCATTCCTATCACCCCTTAATAGGGAACCTATCAACGACCCTGCTATACCACTCATCAGCTTGCTTGGTCTTATTCAGATAATGAGTGGAGCCCACCGTTAAGCTGGCTCTCCCTTGTATGAAATCAGCTACAGATTCTGGAACTCCGTTTTCAATTAAGAAATTCAGGTGCCACTTTCTTATCGTAGAAGCAGAAACTCTGCCGAACCTCATGTTGTCGATAGTTT encodes:
- a CDS encoding ribbon-helix-helix protein, CopG family, translated to MKMFGKDELREKTKKRGNSFTLSDAHMQKVYELAEIFGVSPSEIIRRAIDEYYISMMERLSKIREY